AACCTGGCGACGGACTTCGATTTCAATCAGGCCCCGCGATCCCCGTTGGTGCTTCCAATCAATCCTCCGGCCGGACCACCTTCCGTGGGCCGTTAGCGAGCGACTGCAGGCGGTCGATCACAGCCGCGTGATTCGGTAACCCCCAGCGCCCCGGAGGCGGCCACGCCTCCATGGTCGCGCCGCGTCACGCAGATACCCAGAATTATCATGCAGCATGCGCCGATGTTTTTCTCCACATCAGCCAATGAAGTTCATCCCTTCGGATGATTCTGCGTCACGAAATATCATCCGCGGGCACTACCCGACGACAAGGAGCACAGGTGAACCGAGAGGCCCTCGCCGGCCGCGAACGGACACGGCATCGCAGATCGTGCGCCGGAAGGGATCGCGCGGCCTACAAGGGAGGGGATGATGGACAGCACTCGAATGGCTGTCAAAGCACCCCGAACGACGGTTGCCCAACCGGCTGAATCGCCCGCCGAGCAGGACCCCGCGGTACTCGGAAAGTTTCGTCGATTTCGGCGCACCGCCGATCCCCAGCTCCGCCAAGAGCTCGTCTGCCACTACCTTCCGCTCGCCAAGAAGATCGCGCGGCGCTACGTGCGGGCCGGCGTCCCGCTTGACGACCTGACGCAGATCGGCACGATCGGCCTCATGAATGCGGTGAGTTCATACGATCCCGGGCGCGGTGTGAAGTTCGAGGCGTATGCGTACCATCACGTCGCCGGCGAGATCCGGCACTACTTGCGCGATGCGGTG
This is a stretch of genomic DNA from bacterium. It encodes these proteins:
- a CDS encoding sigma-70 family RNA polymerase sigma factor, giving the protein MAVKAPRTTVAQPAESPAEQDPAVLGKFRRFRRTADPQLRQELVCHYLPLAKKIARRYVRAGVPLDDLTQIGTIGLMNAVSSYDPGRGVKFEAYAYHHVAGEIRHYLRDAV